In Myxococcales bacterium, one genomic interval encodes:
- a CDS encoding adenylate kinase encodes MRIILMGPPGCGKGTQGKMLEKKYGIPQLSTGDMLRQAVRDATPVGVRAKEKLDRGELVSDEILISIMRDRLGSEDCSRGCILDGYPRTIGQAESLDELFEEKGISLLAAINMDLPDDDVVARISGRRQCKSCGMGYHVEFKKPAKDGVCDQCGGELYQRSDDNEKTIRDRLLVYNEKTAPLLGYYEKRGLLFSIPGTGSIDEIFNNICSLIDKRMAVSGS; translated from the coding sequence ATCAGAATAATTTTGATGGGCCCGCCCGGATGCGGGAAGGGGACTCAGGGCAAGATGCTGGAAAAGAAATACGGCATTCCCCAGCTTTCCACCGGTGATATGTTGAGGCAGGCGGTTCGCGATGCTACTCCCGTAGGAGTTCGTGCCAAGGAGAAGCTGGATCGAGGCGAACTGGTTTCAGATGAAATTTTGATATCTATAATGCGCGACAGGCTTGGGTCCGAAGATTGTTCGAGAGGGTGTATATTGGATGGCTATCCCAGAACGATAGGACAGGCCGAGTCGCTCGACGAGCTCTTTGAAGAAAAAGGAATCAGCCTTCTGGCCGCTATAAATATGGATCTTCCGGATGATGATGTCGTGGCTAGAATTTCCGGTCGGCGTCAATGCAAGAGTTGCGGAATGGGCTATCATGTTGAATTCAAGAAGCCTGCAAAAGATGGCGTATGCGACCAGTGCGGCGGCGAGTTGTATCAGCGCAGTGACGATAACGAGAAGACAATTCGCGACAGGCTTTTGGTTTACAATGAGAAGACGGCGCCGCTCCTCGGCTATTACGAGAAACGCGGATTGTTGTTTTCGATTCCGGGAACCGGATCGATAGATGAAATTTTTAACAATATTTGCTCTTTGATTGATAAAAGGATGGCGGTTTCAGGATCATGA
- the rplQ gene encoding 50S ribosomal protein L17 — protein sequence MRHRVDKRKLGMSTPHRRVVLANLASSLIMHERIETTLPRAKELRRIADRLITLGKRQTLDARRRAVSMIRNREAVAQLFGELCKRFEGRSGGYTRIMKLGFRHGDNAPMAIIEYLPKSASLSDEAKGSKKSNAKEKPSKKPVKAADAKAAKAVEKRVKAEKKGKAEKKGKAEKKAKAEKKEKPAKKSAKPAKEKKAKNK from the coding sequence ATGAGACACCGTGTAGATAAGAGAAAACTCGGGATGAGTACGCCGCACAGGCGCGTGGTGCTTGCAAATTTGGCGTCCTCACTGATCATGCACGAAAGGATAGAGACTACGCTGCCAAGAGCCAAGGAGCTTCGTAGAATAGCCGATAGGCTCATAACACTTGGCAAGAGACAGACGCTCGATGCTAGGAGGCGTGCGGTTTCCATGATTCGCAACAGGGAAGCGGTTGCGCAGCTCTTCGGAGAACTCTGCAAGCGCTTTGAAGGGCGCAGCGGCGGTTATACGAGGATTATGAAGCTGGGCTTCCGCCATGGCGATAATGCTCCGATGGCAATCATCGAATATCTTCCCAAGTCAGCATCTCTCTCAGATGAGGCTAAGGGTTCGAAGAAGTCCAATGCAAAAGAGAAGCCCTCTAAAAAGCCGGTAAAAGCCGCCGATGCAAAGGCCGCAAAGGCTGTAGAGAAGAGGGTGAAAGCCGAGAAGAAGGGGAAGGCCGAGAAGAAGGGGAAGGCTGAGAAAAAGGCGAAGGCTGAGAAGAAGGAAAAACCGGCGAAAAAGAGCGCGAAGCCTGCCAAGGAGAAGAAGGCCAAAAACAAATAG
- a CDS encoding DNA-directed RNA polymerase subunit alpha — MHRNWRRLIGPKALEVDREKITPTYGKFVASPLERGFGITIGNSLRRILLSSLQGAAVTSVKIDGVLHEFTSIPGIKEDMTDVILNIKDLKLKLNEGDTDVIRIDSHGNGVITAKDLIVSEKIEILNPDLHIATIASDVQFKAELNVRMGKGYVPAEFNKDPEASIGTIPVDSIHSPIVRCNYNVTNARVGQRTDYDKLTLEVWTNGSVTPDDALAFAAKILKEQLQIFINFSELQEPEEDTAKEHGPKLNENLYRRVDELELSVRSANCLQNANIKFIGELCQKSEQEMLKTKNFGRKSLNEIKDILSSMGLSLGMQIDGFDVEDAEKFRPKDIE, encoded by the coding sequence ATGCATAGGAATTGGAGAAGGTTGATAGGTCCCAAGGCGCTGGAAGTTGACCGTGAAAAAATCACGCCGACATATGGAAAGTTCGTTGCCAGTCCCTTGGAAAGGGGTTTTGGAATTACGATAGGCAACTCTCTCAGAAGAATCCTGCTTTCCTCGCTTCAGGGTGCGGCAGTGACCTCCGTCAAGATAGACGGCGTGCTTCACGAGTTCACCAGCATCCCCGGGATCAAGGAAGATATGACTGATGTTATACTCAACATCAAGGATCTCAAACTGAAGCTCAACGAGGGTGATACCGATGTGATCCGCATAGACTCGCATGGCAATGGTGTGATCACTGCCAAGGATCTCATAGTCTCTGAAAAGATCGAAATTTTGAACCCGGATTTACACATAGCCACGATCGCCTCCGACGTGCAGTTCAAGGCGGAGCTCAACGTCAGGATGGGGAAGGGGTACGTTCCGGCCGAGTTCAACAAAGATCCGGAAGCTTCCATAGGCACGATACCTGTCGATTCGATACATTCGCCGATAGTTCGCTGCAATTACAACGTGACCAATGCTCGCGTGGGCCAGAGAACGGATTACGATAAACTTACTCTTGAGGTCTGGACTAACGGCTCCGTGACGCCGGATGATGCCTTAGCTTTCGCTGCGAAGATACTCAAAGAACAGTTGCAGATTTTTATCAACTTCAGCGAACTGCAGGAGCCGGAAGAAGATACGGCAAAGGAGCATGGCCCGAAGCTCAACGAGAATCTCTATAGAAGAGTGGATGAGCTGGAACTTTCTGTACGTTCGGCCAACTGTCTGCAGAACGCCAATATAAAATTCATAGGTGAGCTCTGTCAGAAGAGCGAACAGGAGATGTTAAAGACAAAGAACTTCGGACGTAAATCCCTAAACGAGATCAAAGATATCCTGAGCAGCATGGGGCTTTCGCTCGGGATGCAGATAGATGGCTTTGATGTCGAAGATGCCGAAAAATTTCGTCCAAAGGACATCGAATAG
- the infA gene encoding translation initiation factor IF-1, producing MAKQDAIQVEGKVLETLPNAMFKVELDNGHKVLAHVSGKMRMHFIKILPGDKVTIELSPYDLTRGRIIYRAK from the coding sequence ATGGCTAAACAGGATGCGATACAGGTTGAAGGTAAGGTGCTCGAGACATTGCCAAACGCGATGTTCAAGGTCGAGCTTGATAATGGACACAAGGTTCTTGCGCATGTTTCCGGAAAGATGAGGATGCACTTCATAAAAATCCTCCCCGGAGATAAAGTGACCATAGAGCTTTCTCCATACGACTTGACCAGGGGCAGGATAATTTACAGGGCGAAATAA
- a CDS encoding imidazolonepropionase produces the protein MSHELLLKNVGRLVTMQEAKDREGVLGVICDAALLIKDGKISWLGKNSEEVKVGSSAQILDLRGRVVMPGLVDCHTHLVHSGSRQLEFNMRSKGMSYQQIARSGGGIVSTVTSTRETSIEDLYSESARRADEALQHGTTTMEIKTGYGLDFENEIKIADAIGLLHEKHPMDVMGTFLGAHIVPPEFAHNRSKYIDMLLDEMMPEMAARKWMTSCDVFIEEIAFNEDEARRICASAKRFGLAIHLHVDQFSSARGGEIAAEFGALSADHLDKTSDSGVDAMVKSGVVGVLLPGASFFSGGGSYPDARRMIDRGLVVAIATDYNPGTNPSLDLFLTASIAITQMKMTCDEALLAITKNAARALGLSDRGVIEKGARGDFIVLDAPDEYYPLYRYGANLVSHVYIGGREFFHRK, from the coding sequence ATGTCCCACGAACTTCTTCTGAAAAACGTAGGGCGCTTGGTTACGATGCAAGAGGCTAAAGATCGCGAAGGAGTTCTCGGGGTAATTTGCGATGCGGCGCTTTTGATAAAAGATGGAAAGATTTCATGGCTCGGGAAAAATTCTGAGGAGGTGAAAGTTGGCTCATCCGCTCAGATACTGGATCTCCGCGGTCGCGTCGTAATGCCTGGGCTCGTGGATTGCCATACTCATCTCGTCCACTCGGGAAGTAGGCAGCTCGAGTTCAATATGCGCTCCAAGGGGATGAGCTATCAGCAGATAGCTAGATCGGGGGGCGGAATCGTTTCTACTGTGACCTCCACTAGGGAAACTTCGATAGAGGACCTCTACAGCGAGTCTGCGCGTCGCGCTGACGAGGCGCTGCAGCATGGGACCACTACGATGGAGATCAAGACCGGTTACGGCTTGGATTTCGAAAACGAGATTAAGATAGCCGACGCGATAGGGTTGCTCCATGAAAAACATCCAATGGATGTCATGGGGACATTTCTCGGTGCCCACATAGTTCCGCCTGAGTTTGCACACAACAGATCCAAATATATAGATATGCTCCTCGATGAGATGATGCCCGAGATGGCCGCGCGCAAGTGGATGACCTCCTGTGATGTATTTATCGAAGAGATCGCTTTCAACGAGGATGAGGCGCGAAGAATATGCGCAAGCGCAAAACGCTTCGGGTTAGCGATTCATCTGCATGTGGACCAGTTCAGCTCGGCGCGCGGCGGGGAAATAGCGGCCGAGTTCGGCGCCCTTTCCGCCGATCATCTCGATAAGACCTCCGATTCCGGGGTGGATGCGATGGTCAAGTCAGGAGTCGTTGGAGTTCTTCTTCCCGGAGCGAGTTTTTTCTCGGGGGGTGGATCATATCCTGATGCGCGTCGCATGATAGATCGCGGACTGGTGGTGGCGATAGCCACCGACTACAATCCGGGCACCAACCCATCCCTCGATCTTTTTCTCACCGCCTCCATCGCTATAACGCAGATGAAGATGACTTGCGACGAGGCCCTTTTGGCTATCACCAAAAATGCCGCGCGTGCACTCGGGCTTTCCGATCGCGGGGTGATAGAGAAGGGGGCTCGCGGGGATTTTATCGTTCTGGATGCGCCGGACGAATATTACCCACTTTACAGGTATGGCGCCAATCTCGTTTCGCATGTGTATATCGGCGGACGGGAGTTTTTCCATCGTAAATAG
- the rplO gene encoding 50S ribosomal protein L15, producing MKLNKIGLPSGRASRKNKRRGRGDSSGYGGTSCRGHKGQKARSGGYHKVGFEGGQMPLQRRLPKRGFTNIFAKEYAVVNIAKLATIPSGVDIDANYLLSNGLIDKICDGVKVLGNGELKNAITVKVAAITESARQKIEAVGGKVEVIRV from the coding sequence ATGAAACTCAATAAAATAGGCTTACCGAGCGGCAGGGCTTCCAGAAAAAACAAGCGCCGTGGTCGCGGCGATTCTTCCGGTTACGGCGGCACCTCTTGCCGTGGACACAAGGGTCAAAAGGCCAGGTCGGGTGGTTATCACAAGGTCGGCTTTGAAGGCGGACAGATGCCGCTTCAGAGAAGGCTACCCAAGCGCGGTTTTACCAATATATTTGCCAAGGAATATGCGGTGGTGAACATAGCCAAGCTTGCGACGATTCCTTCCGGCGTAGATATAGATGCCAATTACCTTCTCTCCAACGGGCTGATTGACAAGATTTGCGATGGGGTGAAAGTCCTTGGCAACGGCGAGCTCAAAAATGCCATCACTGTGAAGGTTGCCGCCATAACCGAATCTGCCAGACAGAAGATCGAAGCTGTCGGCGGAAAGGTGGAGGTGATACGTGTCTGA
- the map gene encoding type I methionyl aminopeptidase: MIVLKSRDEVESLRRSNRVVAEVLIELSEAIAPGITTGDLEAIAVSGIKKRGAKAAFPTVPGYHHALCVSVNEQVVHGIPGARRLEDGDIVSIDCGVILDGFFGDHAWTFPVGKVSPEAKKLLDAGEKSLLRGIEQAKDGNRLHDISSVIENVASENGFSVVRDYVGHGIGRSLHEDPQVPNFGEPGTGLKLKRGLVIALEPMLNVGTHEVEVLRDGWTVVTKDRKLSAHFEHVVAIMENGPEILSVI, translated from the coding sequence ATGATCGTGCTAAAGTCCCGAGATGAGGTTGAGAGTTTGAGACGCTCCAATCGGGTAGTTGCCGAGGTGCTGATCGAACTTTCCGAGGCTATTGCCCCGGGCATCACCACTGGGGATCTTGAAGCTATTGCGGTCTCAGGTATAAAGAAGCGCGGTGCAAAGGCCGCCTTTCCTACGGTGCCGGGATATCATCACGCCCTGTGCGTTTCAGTGAACGAACAGGTGGTGCACGGCATCCCAGGCGCGCGGAGGCTGGAAGATGGCGATATAGTCAGCATCGACTGCGGCGTCATACTCGACGGTTTTTTTGGCGATCATGCATGGACCTTTCCGGTTGGTAAGGTTTCTCCTGAAGCTAAAAAACTCCTCGATGCCGGAGAGAAATCTCTTTTAAGGGGGATCGAACAGGCAAAGGATGGCAACAGGCTTCACGATATATCTTCCGTGATCGAGAATGTCGCTTCCGAGAACGGTTTTTCAGTGGTGAGGGATTACGTCGGACACGGAATAGGGCGCTCTCTCCACGAGGATCCCCAGGTTCCTAATTTTGGGGAACCTGGAACCGGGTTGAAGCTGAAGAGGGGGTTGGTGATTGCGCTGGAACCCATGCTCAACGTCGGCACGCACGAAGTCGAGGTCCTGCGTGATGGCTGGACGGTGGTTACAAAGGATAGAAAGCTTTCTGCGCATTTTGAGCATGTTGTTGCGATAATGGAAAACGGTCCGGAAATTTTGAGTGTGATATAG
- the rpsM gene encoding 30S ribosomal protein S13 encodes MPRISGVDVPGKKRIVIALTYVYGVGLTTSKKILETAGIDESVRADDLSEEQLAKIRSVIDAGFKVEGDLRREVQSNIKRLKDLSTYRGQRHIRKLPCRGQRTHTNARTVKGRKRIAIAGKKQVVAK; translated from the coding sequence ATGCCACGTATTTCAGGTGTTGATGTTCCAGGGAAGAAGAGGATCGTAATAGCTCTGACCTATGTATATGGAGTTGGGCTCACGACCTCAAAGAAGATACTCGAAACAGCCGGTATCGATGAGAGCGTCCGCGCGGACGATCTTTCAGAAGAGCAGCTGGCTAAGATCAGGTCTGTGATCGACGCCGGGTTCAAGGTCGAAGGCGATCTGAGGCGCGAAGTTCAGAGCAACATCAAGCGCCTCAAAGATCTGAGCACATATCGCGGTCAGAGGCACATCAGGAAGCTTCCCTGCAGAGGGCAGCGTACTCATACAAATGCACGAACGGTGAAGGGTAGAAAGCGTATCGCCATCGCCGGCAAGAAACAGGTTGTAGCTAAGTAA
- the rpmD gene encoding 50S ribosomal protein L30, which produces MQKMMKIKLVKSPAGQIPKHRDTVRGLGFRRLYQERLIVDTPQTRGMVKEVCYMVKILETDVNA; this is translated from the coding sequence ATGCAAAAAATGATGAAAATTAAATTGGTGAAGAGTCCGGCCGGCCAGATTCCAAAACATCGCGACACCGTTCGCGGGTTGGGCTTCAGGAGGCTTTATCAGGAGCGTCTCATAGTGGACACTCCTCAGACCCGAGGAATGGTGAAAGAGGTCTGCTACATGGTCAAGATCCTCGAGACGGACGTAAATGCCTAA
- the secY gene encoding preprotein translocase subunit SecY: MSEGIANIAKIPELRKRIVFTIAMLAIYRIGIFVPTPGISAEAVRKIVSQGTVFEIFNLFSGGALAQFSVFALGIMPYISASIILQLLTVAIPAVERLSKEGESGRKKITQYTRYGTVLLSLIQGFGISFGLMQQGAVLPGVSHLQFYVTTMVTLTAGTCFLMWLGEMITERGIGNGISLIIFAGIVTRIPVGLRDAWAMKEQYAGFFGFILLLAFILLVIGLIIYVERSQRRIPVQYAKRVVGNKMYGGQSSHLPLKVNTAGVIPAIFASSIIMFPATIAQFMPQGTMQYIAAMLSRGWVYTTIYAGLIIFFAYFYTAVTFNPMDVAENMKKYGGFIPGIRPGKNTSDYIDKVLTKITLGGAIYIAAICVLPQLLISRFGIPSSLAYTFGGTSMLIVVGVGMDTLAQIESHLLTRHYEGFLGAKAGGRFRGRRA, from the coding sequence GTGTCTGAAGGAATTGCCAATATTGCAAAAATACCTGAGCTCAGAAAGCGCATAGTATTTACGATAGCGATGTTGGCGATATACAGGATAGGTATTTTCGTACCGACCCCTGGTATCAGCGCGGAAGCCGTGCGAAAAATCGTTTCGCAGGGTACGGTCTTTGAAATATTCAACCTGTTCTCCGGCGGTGCGCTTGCCCAGTTTTCCGTATTCGCTCTGGGTATCATGCCTTACATAAGCGCCTCTATTATCCTTCAGCTTCTTACGGTTGCGATTCCTGCGGTGGAGAGGCTCTCCAAAGAGGGTGAGTCAGGAAGAAAAAAAATAACGCAGTATACGAGGTATGGGACTGTTCTCCTCTCCCTCATACAGGGCTTCGGCATCAGCTTCGGTCTTATGCAGCAGGGAGCCGTACTTCCCGGCGTATCGCATCTTCAGTTCTACGTCACCACCATGGTCACCCTTACAGCTGGCACGTGCTTTTTGATGTGGCTTGGAGAGATGATTACCGAACGCGGGATAGGGAATGGCATCTCGCTGATTATTTTTGCAGGAATAGTCACGAGGATACCGGTCGGACTGAGGGATGCTTGGGCGATGAAGGAACAATACGCCGGGTTTTTCGGCTTCATTCTCCTCCTTGCGTTCATATTGCTGGTGATCGGTCTTATCATATACGTGGAGAGGTCGCAGAGGAGAATCCCCGTTCAGTACGCAAAGAGGGTCGTGGGCAACAAGATGTATGGCGGGCAGTCCTCGCATCTTCCGCTGAAAGTAAATACAGCAGGCGTCATTCCTGCGATTTTCGCCTCATCTATAATAATGTTTCCTGCGACGATTGCTCAGTTTATGCCTCAGGGAACCATGCAGTATATCGCAGCGATGCTTTCGCGTGGCTGGGTTTACACTACCATATATGCCGGGCTGATCATATTCTTTGCCTATTTCTATACGGCGGTGACTTTCAATCCGATGGACGTCGCAGAGAATATGAAAAAGTATGGAGGGTTTATTCCAGGAATTCGTCCCGGGAAGAACACCTCCGACTACATAGATAAGGTTTTGACTAAAATTACGCTGGGTGGTGCTATTTACATCGCCGCTATATGCGTATTGCCACAGCTTTTGATAAGCCGTTTCGGAATTCCTTCCTCCCTAGCATATACCTTCGGAGGAACTTCGATGTTGATTGTGGTTGGCGTCGGGATGGATACGCTGGCGCAGATTGAATCACACCTCCTGACGAGGCATTACGAGGGTTTTCTCGGGGCAAAGGCGGGCGGTCGTTTCAGGGGCAGGAGAGCATGA
- the rpmJ gene encoding 50S ribosomal protein L36: MKVRSSVRKICNKCKIIRRKGTVRVICSNPKHKQKQG, encoded by the coding sequence ATGAAGGTGCGGTCATCAGTGAGAAAAATATGTAACAAGTGCAAGATCATCCGCCGCAAGGGGACTGTGAGGGTGATTTGTTCTAATCCAAAACATAAACAGAAACAGGGATAA
- a CDS encoding TlpA family protein disulfide reductase: protein MKRFWIIAVIAGLAYIAWSAFHFYTRPKVGESAPAFVLKDLSGREVAFPGEDPSPAIIHFWATWCGQCMSELISFNRFYDVYSNKGLKIFAISIDEEKQAVEAVMENMGFAFPVLLDSKGTASDLYRNVGVPETVIINSEGIIFERFVGAADWNSEKLHATIDTLFLRNGGKNVPEDKGTQGR, encoded by the coding sequence ATGAAACGTTTCTGGATAATAGCTGTGATCGCCGGCCTCGCCTATATAGCGTGGTCGGCGTTTCATTTTTATACGCGCCCGAAAGTCGGCGAGTCTGCGCCAGCTTTTGTATTGAAAGATCTCTCGGGGAGGGAGGTCGCATTCCCAGGGGAGGATCCCTCTCCCGCAATCATACATTTCTGGGCGACGTGGTGCGGGCAGTGCATGAGTGAGCTTATATCCTTCAATCGTTTTTACGATGTCTATTCGAACAAAGGTCTGAAAATTTTTGCGATCTCTATCGATGAGGAAAAACAGGCCGTTGAAGCGGTCATGGAGAACATGGGGTTTGCCTTTCCGGTTTTACTGGATTCGAAAGGGACTGCCTCCGATCTTTACAGGAACGTGGGCGTGCCGGAGACCGTCATAATAAATTCGGAGGGCATCATCTTCGAGCGCTTCGTCGGAGCGGCAGACTGGAATTCTGAAAAGCTACATGCCACCATCGACACCCTGTTTTTACGGAATGGAGGAAAAAATGTTCCAGAGGATAAGGGCACCCAGGGGAGGTAA
- the rpsK gene encoding 30S ribosomal protein S11 translates to MAEVKKVATKKIKKKVRKNVPVGLVHIRSTFNNTLITVTDMSGNVVSWSSAGVCGFKGSRKNTPFAAQLACEDAVKKAYDQGLRSAYVIVQGPGSGRESALRILQKTGVRVVSMRDTTPIPHNGCRPPKKRRV, encoded by the coding sequence ATGGCTGAGGTAAAGAAAGTAGCGACCAAGAAGATCAAGAAGAAGGTGAGGAAGAATGTTCCTGTTGGTCTGGTGCATATCAGGTCAACCTTTAATAACACGCTCATAACGGTCACGGATATGTCCGGCAACGTTGTCTCTTGGTCGTCCGCTGGAGTGTGCGGATTCAAGGGCTCGAGGAAGAACACCCCTTTTGCTGCACAGCTGGCCTGTGAGGATGCTGTTAAAAAAGCTTATGACCAAGGTTTGCGCTCCGCCTACGTGATAGTGCAAGGCCCCGGCTCTGGCCGCGAATCCGCGCTTCGCATCCTTCAGAAGACTGGCGTGCGCGTCGTCAGCATGAGAGATACGACCCCGATTCCACACAATGGATGCAGGCCGCCCAAAAAGAGAAGAGTCTAA
- the rpsD gene encoding 30S ribosomal protein S4 gives MARNSEPSCRQCRREGIKLFLKGDRCYADRCAFERRPYSPGQHGQSRRKKHSDYGLQLREKQRAKLMYGVLERQFHKYFEIADRMKGVTGDNLLLILERRLDNMVYRMGFANSREQARQLVMHGHFSVNGKKVSIPSYLVRQGDTITVREKSRKIPSIIESLEAVERRGVPEWLMLEKDKFEAKVMAYPTREQLNVPIQEQLIVELYSK, from the coding sequence ATGGCAAGGAATTCTGAACCATCATGTCGTCAGTGCCGCAGGGAAGGGATAAAGCTCTTTCTCAAGGGCGATCGTTGTTACGCTGACAGGTGTGCTTTCGAACGCAGGCCTTACAGCCCCGGCCAACACGGCCAGTCGAGGCGTAAGAAACATTCCGACTACGGTCTTCAGCTGCGCGAAAAACAGCGCGCCAAGCTGATGTACGGGGTGCTTGAGCGCCAGTTCCACAAATATTTCGAGATTGCTGACAGGATGAAGGGCGTCACTGGCGACAACCTCCTCCTGATACTTGAACGACGTTTGGACAATATGGTCTACAGAATGGGCTTTGCCAACTCGAGGGAGCAGGCCAGACAGCTCGTCATGCACGGGCATTTTTCGGTAAACGGGAAAAAGGTCAGCATACCTTCCTACCTGGTTCGTCAAGGCGACACCATCACAGTCCGCGAAAAGAGCAGGAAGATCCCTTCGATCATCGAGTCGCTTGAAGCTGTCGAACGCCGTGGTGTTCCGGAATGGCTCATGCTCGAAAAGGATAAATTCGAAGCCAAGGTGATGGCCTACCCGACAAGGGAGCAGCTCAACGTTCCGATCCAGGAGCAGCTCATCGTCGAACTGTACTCGAAATAG
- the hutU gene encoding urocanate hydratase, giving the protein MFQRIRAPRGGKISCRGWVQEAAMRMLMNNLDPEVAERPEELVVYGGCGKAARDWNAYKNIVRSLETLENDETLLVQSGKPVGILKSHEDAPRVIIANSNLVGNWANWDHFRQLEKKGLIMYGQMTAGSWIYIGTQGILQGTYETFQAACKKHYDGNMSGRWILSAGLGGMGGAQPLAATMAGASFLGVEADRSRIEKRLQTKYLDEISDDLDEALRRLEKGLKNKEVISIGLLGNAADIFPELVRRGLRPDFVTDQTSAHDPLNGYIPNTIPYDDAMALRVADPDRYIAESYRSIGEHVRAMLDFHRMGIPTFDYGNNIRAQAKEHAGVENAFDFPGFVPAYIRPLFCEGKGPFRWVALSGDPADIHETDRAILKLFPENKSLAKWIKMAQERIAWQGLPARICWLGYGERKRAGLKFNELVRSGKVKAPIVIGRDHLDCGSVASPNRETEAMRDGSDSVADWPILNALINAAGGASWVSFHHGGGVGMGYSLHAGQVIVADGTDAAALRLERVLDTDPAMGILRHADAGYEEAIQNAKKFGIKIPGITV; this is encoded by the coding sequence ATGTTCCAGAGGATAAGGGCACCCAGGGGAGGTAAGATAAGCTGCAGGGGATGGGTTCAGGAAGCTGCGATGCGCATGCTCATGAACAATCTCGACCCTGAAGTGGCCGAGCGCCCCGAAGAGCTCGTGGTGTACGGCGGGTGCGGCAAGGCGGCCCGCGACTGGAATGCCTACAAAAATATCGTACGTTCGCTGGAGACCCTGGAAAATGATGAGACCCTTCTAGTCCAGTCTGGGAAGCCGGTTGGGATCCTAAAGAGCCACGAGGATGCACCACGCGTGATAATTGCTAATTCAAACCTCGTAGGAAACTGGGCCAACTGGGACCACTTTCGGCAGCTCGAAAAGAAGGGGCTCATTATGTACGGCCAGATGACCGCCGGCTCCTGGATATATATCGGGACGCAGGGAATTTTACAGGGGACCTATGAGACCTTTCAGGCAGCGTGCAAGAAGCACTATGACGGAAATATGTCAGGGCGATGGATCCTTTCGGCCGGCCTCGGGGGAATGGGAGGGGCGCAGCCCCTTGCAGCGACGATGGCCGGGGCCTCTTTTCTCGGGGTCGAGGCGGATCGTTCTAGAATAGAAAAAAGATTACAAACTAAGTATTTAGACGAAATCTCTGATGATTTAGATGAAGCTTTAAGGAGACTTGAAAAGGGTTTGAAAAATAAGGAAGTTATTTCGATAGGCCTTTTGGGGAACGCGGCTGACATATTTCCTGAGCTCGTCAGGCGGGGGCTGCGGCCCGATTTTGTCACCGACCAGACCTCGGCGCATGATCCGCTGAATGGCTATATCCCAAATACCATCCCTTATGATGATGCCATGGCACTTCGTGTAGCTGATCCGGATCGTTATATAGCCGAGTCATACAGGAGTATAGGGGAGCATGTGCGAGCGATGCTCGACTTTCATCGCATGGGAATTCCCACCTTCGATTATGGCAATAATATACGTGCGCAGGCAAAGGAGCACGCTGGGGTGGAAAACGCATTTGATTTTCCCGGTTTTGTGCCCGCCTATATCCGCCCGCTTTTCTGCGAGGGGAAGGGGCCTTTTCGCTGGGTAGCTCTTTCAGGGGATCCGGCTGATATCCATGAAACCGATCGCGCGATACTGAAGCTTTTTCCGGAGAATAAATCTCTGGCTAAGTGGATAAAGATGGCGCAGGAGCGCATCGCATGGCAGGGACTCCCGGCGAGGATATGTTGGCTCGGCTACGGCGAGCGGAAACGGGCGGGGCTGAAGTTCAACGAGCTGGTTCGCAGCGGAAAGGTCAAGGCGCCTATAGTGATAGGTCGCGATCATCTGGACTGTGGATCGGTGGCGAGCCCAAATCGCGAGACCGAGGCTATGAGGGATGGCTCCGACTCGGTCGCAGACTGGCCCATACTCAACGCGCTTATCAACGCAGCTGGCGGTGCATCGTGGGTGAGCTTTCATCATGGCGGCGGCGTTGGCATGGGGTATTCCCTGCATGCCGGGCAGGTGATAGTCGCCGATGGAACGGATGCTGCGGCGCTGCGACTTGAGAGGGTTCTCGATACCGATCCTGCGATGGGAATTTTGCGCCACGCTGATGCTGGATACGAGGAGGCGATCCAAAATGCTAAAAAATTTGGGATCAAGATTCCTGGAATCACTGTTTAA